Proteins encoded by one window of Chryseobacterium foetidum:
- a CDS encoding RNA-binding S4 domain-containing protein, which translates to MRIDKFLWSIRFYKTRTVSTDEIKKNRVTIGGSVVKSSKEVKEGDVIQIRKNQIDYKIKVLQIPTGRMGAKLVPLHIKDITDKEQIELLKLRRESQNYYRGKGEGRPTKKDRRDIDDYSGNDIDPDFTDWDDFFGESDSEDKNED; encoded by the coding sequence ATGAGAATAGATAAATTTTTGTGGAGTATTCGGTTTTATAAGACAAGAACAGTTTCTACAGATGAGATAAAGAAAAACAGAGTAACCATTGGAGGCTCTGTAGTTAAGTCTTCAAAAGAGGTAAAAGAGGGTGATGTCATTCAGATCCGGAAAAACCAGATTGATTATAAAATTAAAGTTTTACAGATCCCTACAGGCAGAATGGGAGCTAAATTGGTTCCTCTGCACATTAAAGACATCACAGATAAAGAACAGATTGAGTTGCTCAAGCTTCGCCGTGAATCTCAAAACTATTACAGAGGAAAAGGCGAGGGCAGGCCTACCAAAAAAGACCGCCGTGACATTGATGATTATTCCGGGAATGACATCGATCCGGATTTTACAGACTGGGATGATTTCTTCGGCGAATCTGATTCTGAAGATAAAAATGAAGATTAA
- the panC gene encoding pantoate--beta-alanine ligase, translated as MEVLKSRKILQDFIERQREMGKRIGFAPTMGALHDGHLSLYKEARKDNDLVISSIFVNPTQFNNQEDLVKYPRDTERDINILKNSGLVDAVYIPEVSDIYPEQAKSKSYDFGGLENEMEGKSRPGHFDGVGTVVEELFRQVKPDCAYFGEKDFQQLAIIKKMVEMQNLPVKIVGVPTYRAENGLALSSRNQRLPEARREASKVIYQTLKKVQTWFKEDSYEIIKHKVKDIFDDQQNMQLEYFLIADEKNLKEAEFFYADRDYRAFIVVVVDGVRLIDNLPMK; from the coding sequence ATGGAAGTTTTAAAAAGCAGAAAAATTCTTCAGGATTTTATAGAGAGACAGAGGGAAATGGGAAAGCGGATTGGTTTTGCTCCAACGATGGGAGCATTGCATGACGGGCATCTTTCCTTATATAAAGAAGCACGTAAAGATAATGATCTCGTCATCTCCTCAATATTTGTAAACCCTACCCAGTTTAACAATCAGGAAGATCTGGTAAAATATCCGAGAGATACAGAAAGGGATATCAATATTCTGAAAAACTCCGGTTTGGTTGATGCTGTTTACATCCCTGAAGTTTCAGATATCTATCCTGAGCAGGCGAAAAGTAAAAGCTATGATTTTGGAGGACTGGAAAATGAAATGGAAGGAAAATCACGTCCCGGGCATTTTGATGGCGTGGGAACTGTAGTGGAAGAACTTTTCAGACAGGTAAAACCGGATTGTGCGTATTTTGGTGAAAAAGATTTTCAACAGCTTGCCATTATTAAAAAAATGGTTGAAATGCAGAATCTTCCGGTAAAAATTGTGGGAGTTCCCACTTACAGAGCAGAAAACGGCTTGGCATTAAGCTCCAGAAATCAAAGACTGCCTGAAGCCAGAAGAGAAGCATCAAAGGTAATTTATCAAACTTTAAAAAAGGTGCAGACCTGGTTTAAAGAAGATTCTTATGAAATTATCAAACATAAGGTAAAAGATATTTTTGATGACCAGCAAAATATGCAGCTTGAGTATTTTCTGATTGCCGATGAAAAAAATCTGAAAGAAGCAGAATTCTTTTATGCAGACAGAGATTACAGAGCATTTATTGTTGTCGTTGTAGACGGAGTAAGGTTAATTGACAATCTCCCGATGAAATAA
- a CDS encoding shikimate kinase: MIISLVGYMGSGKSHISKILSDEINFTLLDLDREISKRLKMTIPEIFEKKGEIFFRKTEREVLEEILVSDDNIVLSLGGGTPAYYNNMEIINLNSKSIFLRANISTLVARLSKQKDKRPLVAKIPEEDLPEFIAKHLFERNAFYSKSQFMISTDGRNPEDIVSEIKEKLYL; encoded by the coding sequence ATGATAATTTCACTGGTCGGATACATGGGGAGCGGCAAATCTCACATTTCCAAAATCTTAAGCGACGAAATAAATTTTACACTTTTAGACCTCGACAGAGAGATTTCTAAGCGTTTAAAAATGACAATACCCGAAATCTTCGAAAAAAAAGGAGAAATTTTCTTTAGAAAGACAGAAAGGGAAGTGTTGGAAGAAATTCTGGTAAGCGACGACAACATCGTTTTGAGCCTTGGTGGCGGCACTCCGGCTTATTACAATAATATGGAAATTATCAACCTGAATTCTAAAAGTATATTTCTGAGGGCAAATATCAGTACATTGGTCGCAAGATTATCAAAACAAAAAGACAAAAGACCTTTAGTGGCGAAAATTCCGGAAGAAGATTTACCTGAGTTTATTGCGAAGCATCTGTTTGAGAGAAATGCTTTTTATTCAAAATCCCAGTTTATGATCAGTACCGATGGTAGAAATCCTGAAGACATTGTTTCGGAAATAAAAGAAAAACTTTACCTGTGA